One region of Rhizoctonia solani chromosome 9, complete sequence genomic DNA includes:
- a CDS encoding DEAD (Asp-Glu-Ala-Asp) box polypeptide 58, whose protein sequence is MSSHFSSPNSSKPEESFKVDLRKDVDKNLPAIKLVTLREWLAIWLRLDRESTPQLQDAFCLCSHFYDPESRSLRCAQITFNDCCPLNNVTIHQLADVNSAVGVAPRVIPLIQLPTLKTVKYYMMRSMSHTLTSNLHIGTLDLPLGGDITKPMYIHKVPNIRFLDLGDNGMFRIHFPLLGTTGIDMYLSDSQMAQLYDLVFHPAALQTLPEDLVQEWPGSYEDERFRSQNHKSKRKEYQSQGGGAQDMRGGTTQQTGQDVHVEYLQGWLDRAREIIHGAEELRWARYFFLLYELRGVKNREGSVHPPPEIPPVNIPDNFMDGNEDVEVEVNPESPRVKAVESVLSHFDTTLFMPGMWFIDIATRVTISPNPDNPSECTFADADMHSLLFQHYTGLPFARCEELVNGQGNHYQKDEVAHLNVLAGGRLTIPDWRRNDCGITYAQIYTTDKSNTYNIALAQNAQQTSAIRMLESWDQELTMHINGLMSTFENSAHNHGVALRIETCVEYQNYPTCHLRVPDELLRRCVYVLDRDVFWTWKRYRLMSMRSVMCQWMAAQSTFTLNRLPEAGTLLIIMEYMMNALVNRPASGGTWDQVHNVACVHKMKGRKLVPTQKLGALFLPTIRFKKNQQPRRPRNEDPRPWENAGVQNASAVPISNKQRLVTIRSTHNVANPIPGPDYVQDQEQYSSEEDDPEEQESAAPLKQQLWNVICNYPIQIMNKAPNRSQPRESWCRLGKDKLVAVTHDFFTSMENLTRAFESYYLFPADANKWNTTVAHLFPLIEGNVANLEKRQGVSNLGVVVELCTMQIGLSEPQRAQLVKDARQYVSENWAWLPLGTGKNHLWSTGVSNVPKSAQQVGPLKGGPWIICNPRLLRAGTN, encoded by the exons ATGTCTTCACACTTTTCGTCTCCCAATTCCAGCAAGCCTGAGGAATCCTTCAAGGTTGACCTAAGGAAAGATGTGGATAAGAACCTGCCAGCAATCAAGCTTGTTACGCTGAGAGAATGGTTAGCAATATGGCTGCGCTTGGACCGTGAATCAACACCTCAGCTCCAAGATGCCTTTTGCCTATGCAGTCACTTCTATGATCCTGAGTCAAGAAGTTTACGTTGTGCTCAGATCACCTTCAATGACTGTTGTCCCCTGAACAATGTGACCATTCATCAACTTGCGGATGTCAACTCAGCGGTTGGTGTTGCCCCGCGGGTCATACCTTTGATTCAATTGCCAACATTGAAAACTGTCAAGTACTACATGATGCGAAGCATGTCACACACATTAACTTCCAATCTTCACATTGGGACACTGGATCTTCCGCTAGGCGGCGATATTACAAAG CCTATGTACATTCATAAGGTACCCAACATCCGATTCTTAGATCTAGGCGATAATGGAATGTTCAGGATCCATTTCCCACTTTTGGGAACTACTGGGATCGACATGTACCTGAGCGACTCCCAAATGGCTCAACTCTACGACTTAGTCTTCCATCCAGCAGCTTTACAGACCCTTCCAGAGGATCtagtacaagaatggcccgGCAGCTATGAGGATGAGAGGTTCAGAAGTCAGAACCACAAATCCAAACGCAAGGAGTACCAAAGCCAGGGGGGTGGGGCTCAAGACATGCGTGGTGGCACAACACAACAAACTGGTCAAGATGTCCATGTTGAATACCTGCAAGGATGGTTGGACCGTGCAAGGGAGATCATTCACGGGGCTGAGGAGCTGCGCTGGGCTAGGTACTTTTTTCTGTTGTACGAGCTCAGGGGAGTGAAGAACCGGGAAGGCAGTGTACATCCACCTCCAGAAATTCCTCCGGTGAATATTCCTGATAATTTTATGGACGGAAATGAAG ATGTTGAAGTAGAGGTCAACCCAGAGAGCCCCAGGGTGAAAGCTGTTGAAAGTGTTCTCAGCCACTTTGATACCACGTTATTTATGCCTGGCATGTGGTTCATTGATATTGCCACCCGCGTCACTATTTCGCCAAACCCTGACAATCCATCAGAGTGCACCTTTGCAGATGCGGATATGCATTCCCTCCTTTTCCAACACTACACAGGCTTACCATTTGCAAGGTGTGAAGAACTTGTCAATGGGCAAGGGAACCACTATCAAAAGGACGAAGTTGCCCACTTGAACGTTCTTGCCGGCGGTCGCTTGACCATTCCTGATTGGCGGCGAAACGACTGTGGCATAACGTATGCGCAGATATACACCACTGACAAAAGCAACACATACAACATTGCACTTGCTCAGAATGCACAACAAACCAGCGCTATACGGATGCTTGAGTCGTGGGACCAAGAGCTCACTATGCATATCAATGGATTAATGTCCACCTTTGAAAATTCAGCTCACAACCACGGCGTAGCCTTGCGTATTGAGACTTGTGTAGAGTATCAAAACTATCCCACTTGTCATTTAAGAGTACCAGATGAGTTGCTCCGGAGGTGCGTGTATGTGTTAGACCGGGATGTATTCTG GACATGGAAACGTTATCGCCTTATGTCAATGAGAAGTGTCATGTGCCAATGGATGGCTGCTCAAAGCACGTTTACTCTGAACCGACTTCCAGAGGCTGGCACGCTACTCATCATCATGGAATACATGATGAATGCACTTGTCAATCGTCCGGCCTCTGGAGGTACCTGGGATCAGGTTCACAATGTAGCATGCGTTCATAAGATGAAGGGCAGAAAACTTGTTCCAACACAAAAGCTAGGCGCACTGTTTCTTCCCACGATTCGCTTCAAGAAAAACCAGCAACCACGT CGACCACGCAATGAAGATCCTCGGCCCTGGGAAAATGCGGGTGTCCAAAATGCCAGCGCGGTTCCCATATCAAACAAGCAACGTTTGGTCACGATTCGGAGTACACACAATGTGGCAAACCCAATACCTGGTCCCGACTATGTGCAAGACCAAGAACAGTACTCGTCTGAAGAAGACGATCCAGAAGAGCAAGAGAGTGCTGCACCTCTTAAGCAGCAGCTCTGGAACGTGATCTGCAACTATCCGATCCAGATAATGAACAAGGCTCCTAACCGCTCTCAACCACGTGAATCATGGTGCCGGCTTGGCAAAGACAAACTTGTGGCGGTAACACATGATTTCTTCACCAGCATGGAGAATCTCACAAGGGCATTTGAGTCATACTATCTTTTCCCTGCTGATGCCAACAAGTGGAATACCACCGTGGCTCACCTATTTCCATTGATCGAGGGCAACGTTGCAAATCTTGAAAAGCGACAAGGAGTTTCAAACTTgggagtggtggtggaacTCTGTACAATGCAGATAGGGCTTTCTGAACCACAACGAGCTCAACTAGTTAAAGACGCTAGGCAATATGTCTCAGAAAATTGGGCTTGGTTGCCTTTGGGAACAGGCAAGAATCACTTGTGGTCGACTGGTGTCAGTAATGTACCCAAATCTGCACAACAAGTAGGGCCACTGAAGGGAGGGCCGTGGATAATTTGTAACCCTAGGTTGCTTCGCGCTGGTACTAATTAA
- a CDS encoding DDE family endonuclease, with protein MPKRKAHVTQHTNNLQTNRGTQSVKRLDTDTGSSSPALSSRQSLSSGSELIPLTSAIRLENYDQLISKHTHTELFNVSPSPANITRHQHSVALETQAEDKIVLENPPYNMKDCNPSDNQHFHSLAEDKEDKALDLPSLDAEDLDNKDATKETKASNQKPISHNEAVKIVGRLRNIINNLLHGHR; from the exons ATGCCTAAGAGAAAAGCCCATGTTACCCAACACACAAACAACTTGCAAACAAATAGG GGAACACAAAGCGTCAAGAGATTGGACACTGATACAGGAAGCAGTAGCCCAGCACTCAGCTCCAGGCAATCTTTGTCTTCCGGAAGTGAGTTAATTCCCTTGACCAGCGCTATAAGGTTAGAAAACTATGACCAATTGATTTCCAAGCATACACATACAGAGTTGTTCAATGTATCACCAAGTCCCGCTAATATCACAAGACATCAGCATAGTGTTGCTCTTGAGACTCAGGCAGAAGACAAGATTGTGCTGGAAAACCCACCTTACAACATGAAAGACTGCAATCCTTCAGACAATCAGCATTTTCACAGTCTGGCAGAGGACAAGGAGGACAAGGCACTGGATTTACCTTCTCTGGACGCAGAAGATCTGGACAACAAAGATGCTACCAAAGAAA CCAAGGCGTCAAATCAAAAGCCAATCTCCCATAATGAAGCTGTCAAAATTGTTGGTAGACTTAGAAATATTATTAATAACTTACTTCACGGGCACAGATAA
- a CDS encoding SNF2 family amino-terminal protein, whose protein sequence is MPLTPLSHSVLYLFEAAAMNEAHPFHCPPWTSSVWRSIFGLVPLPQYEEYEDLEIDVVGDADPELDASKDSGFAVPEAVLRSVTKNRRKALGLEERHAAERFLQYFWSTWKEDYARGTPIRETIKSTARGGKRGGPDSYGYTAFRSLVLAMINRKGGVMSQVEDILTRIGATPANIWKDNRSLNRERPASKRVLEHQVPITDSHQRIEERDVQAALARGLFGDHAVSSRGTIVPEYIPAIRCFAQRKYENEAQSLKRKVATSFSRMQKVDAKLQEAQELKSPAALRGATSALAEWRRTATETKEVDDLHFHSRETSLKQLWLSLGFGNSEEAGKTSKPKVKSAQGAPTEAEMQAAYAYYLEEYCHGIGSLDESELPVLESGIAGLHNLAEGSHDIGVAHLMSFSAEHLWNLLGLPGANQFPFAEPGANNTLNSSTSQHKTRAVPFWHQLVGTLKILEGAFTQRTGTRAQPALLCDNVGLGKTVQIIGVISMLEHYYKQQELPVEQRLAPPAFTKDNGTPYFGGEKSIPNLPSIVIAPRTLGNQWVEQWNKFTQLGSFVVIRYTVDNGPLETFFSDPKGPYKTAAGQNLEHAGRVIIIADLSAISKEAKRCLQPPPELKGKDAKEHEAKGEAPALKIGVNAAGSLFGMRFRVAAIDEIHNLRNSSHSQRGVQFISESSCLVIGATATPLFTALKCLFALAQNLRYQPLLGDKGLQVWNEVQEMLVDGSENWRLNSKAIVEATIEKEVKEVLSLAKISSQDPRATKIKDDVWAKYENEDQQSILRMIHLSKQPVNILRLILYPIMIRRTSESLDFAGKRILDLPFVQKFIAWSPMNEEEKEMQHLINQEHTRRKTTKKKQANKQRAKKKGKQMQETASEEQEEQDGLDSEGQVERNDCKNIRWHNFLIDQKFAGMLAKLGELRFKEESLELERGTLTNHITDNWTAENLHQMISTRMECVYNLMFTLKGRGFVSYDGSMATNHCQQSVEKFANDPNCRIMIISNVGSAGLNLVQASVVIIVSSVWSGLELNQIMGRVDRPGQERDTVVYNIMAPEGIDLALNVYADSKAQLSDHFLNSRRTLQDVYTNIANPHSDSQDESDSEGNDLVDSGHTVVASESKVGSRKRKNNSSTDTKDASQAPKRTKVKTSTSNLGHRTTPVTAADPAPEQTKTVTPDSGLTGNSLSAMKLASGASFSHLDVPDSPDANKDPSQKSNLLASAPTAAKDPLPDFWK, encoded by the exons ATGCCTTTGACTCCTCTTTCGCACTCTGTCCTTTACTTGTTTGAAGCTGCTGCCATGAATGAGGCTCATCCATTCCACTGTCCTCCTTGGACAAGCAGCGTGTGGAGGTCCATCTTTGGACTTGTACCACTTCCACAGTATGAGGAGTACGAGGATCTGGAGATTGATGTGGTGGGTGATGCTGACCCAGAGTTGGATGCAAGCAAGGATAGTGGTTTTGCAGTCCCTGAGGCTGTATTAAGGTCTGTCACCAAAAACCGGCGCAAAGCACTTGGGTTGGAAGAGCGTCATGCTGCAGAGAGGTTTTTGCAATACTTCTGGAGTACTTGGAAGGAAGACTATGCAAGAGGAACACCAATCAGGGAGACCATCAAATCCACTGCTCGAGGAGGAAAGCGGGGTGGGCCTGATTCTTATGGCTATACTGCGTTCCGGAGTCTGGTGCTGGCAATGATTAACAGGAAAGGTGGCGTAATGAGTCAGGTGGAGGACATCTTGACCAGAATAGGAGCAACTCCTGCCAACATTTGGAAAGACAATAGGAGTCTGAATAGG GAACGTCCAGCTAGTAAGCGGGTACTGGAACATCAGGTGCCTATTACAGACAGCCATCAAAGGATTGAAGAGCGTGATGTGCAAGCTGCATTGGCTCGAGGTTTATTTGGAGACCATGCAGTTAGCAGTCGTGGGACAATTGTTCCTGAATATATTCCAGCAATCCGCTGCTTTGCTCAGCGGAAGTATGAAAACGAAGCCCAAAGCTTAAAGCGCAAGGTGGCTACCTCATTTTCCCGGATGCAGAAAGTGGATGCAAAGCTACAAG AGGCTCAAGAGTTGAAATCGCCTGCGGCATTGCGTGGTGCAACCAGTGCTTTGGCCGAGTGGCGAAGGACAGCTACGGAGACTAAGGAAGTTGATGACTTGCATTTCCATAGCAGGGAGACTTCACTGAAGCAGCTGTGGTTGAGTCTTGGTTTTGGTAATTCCGAAGAGGCTGGAA AGACTTCTAAACCAAAGGTCAAGTCTGCGCAGGGAGCTCCAACCGAAGCCGAGATGCAAGCGGCTTATGCCTACTACCTTGAGGAGTACTGCCATGGCATTGGTTCGTTGGATGAGTCTGAGCTTCCTGTTCTTGAATCTGGAATTGCTGGTCTGCATAACTTGGCAGAAGGAAGCCATGACATTGGTGTTGCGCATCTCATGTCATTCTCAGCCGAACACCTGTGGAATCTCTTGGGCTTACCTGGAGCGAATCAATTCCCATTTGcagaacctggtgccaacaACACTCTGAACAGCTCTACATCTCAGCACAAAACCCGTGCCGTACCATTTTGGCATCAGCTAGTAGGGACACTCAAGATTTTGGAAGGTGCATTCACACAGAGAACAGGGACTCGTGCTCAACCAGCTTTACTATGTGACAATGTTGGACTTGGGAAGACAGTCCAAATCATTGGTGTTATTAGCATGCTGGAgcactactacaaacagcAGGAGCTTCCAGTTGAACAGCGTCTTGCGCCGCCTGCATTTACAAAGG ATAATGGAACACCCTACTTTGGTGGTGAAAAGAGTATCCCTAACCTACCATCAATTGTAATTGCTCCTCGTACGCTTGGAAACCAATGGGTTGAACAATGGAACAAATTCACTCAGCTTGGCAGTTTTGTTGTCATTCGTTACACTGTTGACAATGGACCCCTGGAGACCTTTTTCAGTGATCCCAAAGGGCCATACAAGACAGCAGCTGGGCAAAACTTGGAGCATGCAGGGCGAGTGATTATTATAGCAGACCTTTCG GCAATCTCTAAGGAGGCTAAACGATGCTTGcaaccacccccagagcTGAAAGGCAAGGATGCCAAGGAGCACGAGGCTAAGGGAGAGGCACCTGCATTGAAAATTGGTGTCAATGCTGCAGGCTCCTTGTTTGGTATGCGCTTCCGGGTAGCAGCAATTGATGAGATACACAACCTCCGGAACAGTAGTCATAGTCAACGAGGGGTCCAGTTCATTAGCGAGTCTTCATGCTTGGTCATTGGTGCAACAGCCACACCTTTATTTACCGCACTCAAG TGTTTGTTTGCCCTTGCACAAAATCTACGCTACCAGCCACTacttggtgacaagggcCTCCAGGTTTGGAACGAAGTGCAAGAAATGCTGGTGGACGGCAGCGAAAATTGGCGACTCAACAGCAAAGCAATTGTGGAAGCAACTATTGAGAAAGAAGTGAAAGAAGTGTTATCATTGGCCAAAATCAGCTCCCAAGATCCTCGTGCTACTAAAATCAAGGATGACGTTTGGGCTAAATACGAGAATGAGGACCAGCAAAGTATTCTCCGCATGATCCATTTATCCAAACAACCAGTCAACATCCTGCGTTTGATTCTTTATCCCATCATGATCCGTCGTACAAGTGAGTCGCTGGACTTTGCAGGAAAAAGAATTTTGGATCTTCCGTTTGTTCAAAAGTTCATTGCTTGGTCCCCAATGAACGAAGAGGAGAAGGAAATGCAACATTTGATTAATCAGGAGCATACCCGACGGAAAACCACAAA GAAGAAACAGGCAAACAAGCAAAGAGCTAAAAAGAAGGGGAAGCAAATGCAAGAAACCGCCAGTGAAGAACAGGAGGAACAAGATGGGCTAGACTCTGAGGGACAAGTGGAACGCAATGATTGCAAGAATATTAGGTGGCAT AATTTTCTCATTGATCAAAAGTTTGCTGGCATGTTGGCTAAATTGGGAGAGCTGCGCTTCAAAGAAGAGAGCTTAGAGCTTGAGCGCGGCACTCTGACCAACCATATCACTGACAATTGGACTGCGGAAAATCTTCACCAAATGATATCAACCAGAATGGAATGCGTATACAATCTG ATGTTTACTCTGAAGGGCAGAGGATTTGTCTCATATGATGGGTCCATGGCTACCAACCATTGCCAACAATCAGTTGAGAAATTTGCAAATGACCCAAACTGCCGGATTATGATCATCAGCAATGTTGGCTCAGCTGGGCTAAACTTGGTCCAAGCCTCAGTTGTAATCATTGTG AGCAGCGTTTGGTCAGGGCTTGAACTCAACCAGATCATGGGCCGGGTTGATCGCCCTGGGCAAGAGCGGGATACGGTTGTCTACAATATCATGGCACCAGAAGGCATAGACTTGGCGCTCAATGTTTATGCTGACAGTAAGGCACAGCTGTCTGACCATTTTCTAAACTCGCGCAGAACCTTGCAAGATGTCTATACCAACATAGCCAaccctcactcagacagTCAAGATGAGTCTGACTCTGAGGGTAATGATCTGGTAGACTCTGGGCACACAGTAGTAGCCTCAGAATCTAAAGTAGGAAGCCGCAAGCGCAAAAACAACAGCAGCACAGATACAAAGGATGCCAGCCAAGCTCCAAAGCGCACCAAAGTCAAGACCTCCACGTCCAACTTGGGGCACAGAACAACACCTGTCACTGCAGCTGACCCTGCACCGGAACAGACCAAAACAGTCACCCCTGATTCTGGTCTGACTGGAAACTCTTTAAGCGCTATG AAACTGGCATCTGGAGCGTCATTTAGCCATCTGGACGTTCCAGACTCTCCGGATGCAAATAAAGACCCTAGCCAAAAGTCAAATTTGTTAGCATCCGCCCCAACAGCCGCCAAGGACCCCCTTCCAGACTTCTGGAAGTGA